In Pseudomonas fluorescens, one genomic interval encodes:
- the mtnA gene encoding S-methyl-5-thioribose-1-phosphate isomerase — protein sequence MRDRLLAAEKVKAIDWRDGALHLLDQRILPFEETWIAYTSAAGVAEAIRSMVVRGAPAIGISAAYGIVLAARARVAEGGDWYAALEEDFALLADSRPTAVNLFWALNRMHDRLDRLKDNADPLVALEAEAIAIHESDREANLTMAQLGVDLIRKHQGNAQAILTHCNTGALATGGFGTALGVIRAAYLEGMVERVYADETRPWLQGSRLTAWELANEGIPVTLNADSAAAHIMKTKGVTWVIVGADRITANGDVANKIGTYQLAVNAMHHGVRFMVVAPSSTIDMHLASGDDIPIEERDGAELLEVGGKRVGADVEAFNPVFDVTPADLIDAIVTEKGIVERPDTAKMAQLMCRKRLH from the coding sequence ATGCGCGATCGACTGTTGGCTGCGGAGAAAGTAAAGGCCATCGATTGGCGAGATGGCGCGCTCCACCTGCTGGATCAGCGTATTTTGCCGTTCGAGGAAACCTGGATTGCCTACACCAGCGCTGCCGGTGTGGCTGAGGCGATTCGTTCGATGGTGGTGCGTGGCGCACCGGCCATCGGCATCAGCGCGGCCTATGGCATTGTGCTGGCGGCCCGCGCTCGCGTGGCTGAAGGCGGCGACTGGTACGCGGCGCTGGAAGAGGATTTCGCCCTGCTGGCGGATTCCCGCCCGACGGCGGTCAACCTGTTCTGGGCGTTGAATCGCATGCACGATCGGCTCGATCGTCTGAAGGACAATGCCGATCCGCTGGTGGCGCTGGAAGCCGAAGCCATTGCCATTCATGAAAGCGACCGCGAAGCCAACCTGACCATGGCCCAGCTCGGCGTCGATCTGATCCGCAAGCATCAGGGCAATGCCCAGGCGATCCTGACCCACTGCAATACCGGCGCCCTTGCGACCGGCGGTTTCGGTACCGCGCTGGGGGTGATTCGTGCGGCGTATCTGGAAGGCATGGTCGAGCGGGTGTATGCCGATGAAACCCGGCCATGGCTGCAGGGTTCGCGCCTGACCGCGTGGGAGCTGGCGAACGAAGGCATCCCGGTGACGCTCAATGCCGATTCGGCTGCTGCGCACATCATGAAAACCAAGGGCGTGACTTGGGTGATCGTCGGGGCTGACCGCATCACTGCCAATGGCGACGTGGCGAACAAGATCGGCACCTATCAACTGGCGGTCAACGCCATGCACCACGGCGTGCGTTTCATGGTGGTGGCGCCGAGTTCGACCATCGACATGCATCTGGCCAGTGGCGACGACATCCCGATCGAGGAGCGTGACGGCGCCGAGCTGCTGGAGGTCGGTGGCAAGCGCGTGGGGGCGGACGTCGAGGCGTTCAACCCGGTGTTTGACGTGACGCCGGCGGATCTGATCGATGCGATCGTCA